The DNA sequence ATCATGTAGACGAACTGCGGCACCAGCAGCGCCAGCGGGTGGCGCACGCCCGCCAGTGCCAGTGCCGCCATCGACAGCCCGCCGGCGAGCGACAGCCCGGCGGCCAGCCGCACGGTGCGCACCACGCCGCGGCGGGGAATCAGCCGCTGGCACCAGGACGAGCCGATCACGTAGCCCGAGACGACCAGCGAGAACGCCACGCCGAACTGCGCGCGCGTGTATCCCAGCACGTCGACCAGCACGAACGGCGATCCCGCGATGAAGGTGAACAGCCCGGCGTAGGTGCTGCCGGCCAGCACCGTGTAGGCGCGGAACGTCGGATGGCGCAGGATGTCGGCGCTGCTGCGCAGCAGCGGCGCCAGGCGCAGCGCATGCGGGTCGCGCTGCCCGAGGCTCTCGGGCACGCGCAGGCCGATGAACAGCAGCCCCGCGGCGCCGAACAGTGCCAGCACCGTGAACGTGCCGCGCCAGCCGAACGCGGTCTCGAGCAGGCCGCCCAGCATGGGGCCGAGCAGCGGGATGACGCTCATCCAGGTCATCGCCTTGGCCAGCACCCGGGCGCCGTCCTGGGGCAGGTAGAAGTCCCGCAGCATGGCGCGCGCGCCGACCACGCAGGCGGCCATCGCGATGCCCTGCATGAAGCGGCAGGCCACCAGCCAGGCGATGTGCGTGGCCGGCAGGGCCAGCGCGCTGGCCGCGGTGTACAGCAGCAGCCCGCCCAGCAGCACCGGGCGGCGGCCGTAGCGGTCGGCCACCGGTCCCAGCACCAGCTGCGCCGCGCCGAAGCCGACCACCAGCGCGCTCAGGGTCAGCTGCACCGTGGCGATCGACACGCCGAAGATGCCGGGCAGCGACGGCAGCGAGGGCAGGTAGAAATCGGTCG is a window from the Caldimonas thermodepolymerans genome containing:
- a CDS encoding multidrug effflux MFS transporter gives rise to the protein MPSTVTPSDAAPIERSRPGNQTIVLALTLLLGTQPLSTDFYLPSLPSLPGIFGVSIATVQLTLSALVVGFGAAQLVLGPVADRYGRRPVLLGGLLLYTAASALALPATHIAWLVACRFMQGIAMAACVVGARAMLRDFYLPQDGARVLAKAMTWMSVIPLLGPMLGGLLETAFGWRGTFTVLALFGAAGLLFIGLRVPESLGQRDPHALRLAPLLRSSADILRHPTFRAYTVLAGSTYAGLFTFIAGSPFVLVDVLGYTRAQFGVAFSLVVSGYVIGSSWCQRLIPRRGVVRTVRLAAGLSLAGGLSMAALALAGVRHPLALLVPQFVYMMAHGIHQPCAHTGAVGPFPARAGTAAALSGFLCMVLAFGVSSWIGWSHNGTVYPLALTIAFWSLLVGYAAWVLVRRHGEPTPSAAS